The following are encoded in a window of Phocoena phocoena chromosome 2, mPhoPho1.1, whole genome shotgun sequence genomic DNA:
- the PRPF39 gene encoding pre-mRNA-processing factor 39 isoform X2, which translates to MQGLLRFEDQDSARGDQNIAMFYPTSTQMVYRRGLQAIPLSVDLWIHYINFLKETLDPGDPETNSTIRGTFEHAVLAAGTDFRSDRLWEMYINWENEQGNLREVTAIYDRILGIPTQLYSHHFQRFKEHIQNNLPRDLLTGEQFIQLRRELASVNGHSGDDGPPGDDLPSGIEDITDPAKLITEIENMRHRIIEIHQEMFNYNEHEVSKRWTFEEGIKRPYFHVKPLEKAQLKNWKEYLEFEIENGTHERVVVLFERCVISCALYEEFWIKYAKYMENHSIEGVRHVFSRACTIHLPKKPMVHMLWAAFEEQQGNINEARNILRTFEECVLGLAMVRLRRVSLERRLGNMEEAERLLQEAIKNAKSNNESSFYAIKLARHLFKIQKNLPKSRKVLLEAIERDKENTKLYLNLLEMEYSGDLKQNEENILNCFDKAIHGSLPMKMRITFSQRKVEFLEDFGSDVNKLLNAYDEHQTLLKEQDSLKRKAENGSEEPEEKKAHTEDTTSSSTQMIDGDLQANQAAYNYSAWYQYNYQNPWNYGQYYPPPPT; encoded by the exons ATGCAGGGACTGCTGCGCTTTGAAGATCAAGACTCTGCACGTGGGGATCAGAACATTGCCATGTTCTATCCAACCTCCACCCAAATG GTGTATCGCCGGGGGCTTCAGGCAATACCTCTTAGTGTTGACCTTTGGATACATTATATAAACTTCTTAAAAGAAACATTGGACCCTGGTGATCCTGAGACAAACAGTACAATAAGAGG aacTTTTGAGCATGCTGTTCTAGCTGCAGGAACAGATTTCCGATCTGACAGACTCTGGGAAATGTATATAAACTGGGAAAATGAACAGGGAAACCTGAGAGAAGTTACAGCTATATACGATCGTATTCTTGGTATTCCAACACAGCTGTACAGTCATCATTTTCAGAG atttaaagaacatatacagaatAACTTACCTAGAGATCTTCTAACTGGTGAACAGTTTATTCAGCTGCGAAGGGAATTAGCTTCTGTAAATGGGCATAGTGGTGATGATGGTCCTCCTGGTGATGATCTACCATCAGGAATTGAAGACATAACTGATCCAGCAAAG ctaattactgaaatagaaaacatgagacATAGAATCATTGAAATTcatcaagaaatgtttaattataATGAGCATGAAGTTAGTAAAAGATGGACATTTGAAGAAGGT ATTAAAAGACCTTATTTTCACGTGAAACCATTGGAAAAGGCACAActgaaaaactggaaagaatacttagaatttgaaattgaaaatgGGACTCATGAACGAGTTGTGGTTCTCTTTGAAAGATGTGTCATATCATGTGCCCTCTATGAGGAGTTTTGGATTAAG TATGCCAAGTATATGGAAAATCATAGCATTGAAGGAGTGAGGCATGTCTTCAGCAGAGCTTGCACAATTCATCTCCCAAAGAAACCCATGGTGCATATGCTTTGGGCAGCTTTTGAGGAACAGCAGG GTAATATTAATGAAGCCAGGAATATCTTGAGAACATTTGAAGAATGTGTTCTAGGATTGGCAATGGTTCGTTTGAGAAGAGTAAGTTTAGAACGACGGCTTGGAAATATGGAAGAAGCTGAACGTTTGCTTCAGGAAGCTATTAAAAATGCCAAATCAAATAATGAATCATCATTTTATGCTATCAAACTAGCCCGAcatcttttcaaaatacaaaaaaaccttccaaaatcAAGAAAGGTGCTTTTGGAAGCTATTGAAAGAGACAAa GAGAACACaaagttatacctcaatttacTTGAAATGGAATATAGTGGTGACctcaaacaaaatgaagaaaatatcctAAATTGTTTTGACAAAGCTATACATGGTTCATTACCTATGAAAATGAGAATTACGTTTTCTCAGAGAAAAGTGGAATTTCTTGAAGATTTTGGTTCAGATGTTAATAA gCTTCTGAATGCTTACGATGAACATCAAACACTCCTAAAAGAACAggattctttaaaaaggaaagcagaaaacgG ATCAGAAGaaccagaggaaaagaaagcacaCACAGAAGATACAACTTCATCATCTACGCAGATGATTGATGGTGATTTACAGGCAAATCAAGCTGCATATAATTATAGTGCCTGGTATCAA taCAATTATCAGAATCCTTGGAATTATGGACAGTATTATCCTCCCCCTCCAACCTGA